A genomic window from Bdellovibrio sp. SKB1291214 includes:
- the panD gene encoding aspartate 1-decarboxylase: MNVSLLRTKIHRATVTESDLSYEGSISICPDLIKASGLLMNERVDIYNCNNGARFSTYVILGEKGDICLNGAAARHVQKGDLVIICSYVGMSMEEAKTFQPKAIFVDEKNRVKEKRAESHKNNKKKKK; the protein is encoded by the coding sequence ATGAATGTATCATTGCTTAGAACAAAAATTCACCGCGCGACCGTCACCGAATCTGATTTGAGCTATGAAGGCTCGATCAGTATTTGCCCAGATTTGATCAAAGCTTCTGGATTGCTAATGAACGAACGCGTAGATATCTATAACTGCAACAACGGTGCTCGTTTTTCGACATACGTCATCTTGGGTGAAAAAGGCGATATCTGCCTTAACGGCGCAGCTGCTCGCCATGTTCAAAAAGGCGACCTAGTTATCATTTGCTCTTACGTGGGCATGTCCATGGAAGAAGCAAAGACTTTCCAACCAAAAGCAATATTCGTCGACGAAAAAAATCGCGTAAAAGAAAAACGCGCCGAATCCCACAAAAACAACAAAAAGAAAAAGAAATAG
- a CDS encoding DUF2388 domain-containing protein, producing the protein MIKILVASVITILVIPMFALAKTGELISGATVAVTSAPTFLTAKTAADNAIEKMIVEAKDDAAVFVATQGQVRGVYLQRALDHIRKSNPRLIASDLQLAERIIAH; encoded by the coding sequence ATGATTAAAATCCTGGTTGCATCAGTTATAACAATTCTTGTGATTCCGATGTTTGCCTTAGCAAAAACAGGGGAGCTGATTTCGGGAGCTACAGTAGCTGTAACATCAGCGCCAACATTCCTTACGGCTAAGACAGCAGCTGATAATGCTATTGAAAAAATGATCGTAGAGGCAAAAGACGATGCTGCTGTATTTGTTGCAACTCAAGGGCAAGTTCGTGGAGTCTATTTGCAGAGAGCTTTGGACCATATTCGTAAGAGCAACCCAAGGCTTATAGCTTCAGATTTACAACTTGCAGAGCGAATCATCGCTCATTAA
- a CDS encoding DUF523 domain-containing protein has translation MSEGKILVSACLIGKPCRYDGKHQLREEVTVLHEEGMTIVVCPEEMGGLSTPRTPAERIGDKVIDKNGKDVTAEYKCGAQKALEIALKFGVKEAMLKSKSPMCGCGRIYDGTYSGKTIEGNGVLAEMLVANGIEVEAID, from the coding sequence ATGAGCGAAGGTAAAATCCTAGTATCAGCCTGCTTAATCGGCAAACCGTGCCGCTATGACGGAAAACATCAGCTGCGCGAGGAAGTCACCGTCCTCCACGAGGAGGGGATGACCATTGTCGTGTGCCCTGAAGAAATGGGAGGCCTTTCCACTCCACGTACACCTGCTGAACGCATCGGTGACAAAGTCATAGACAAAAACGGCAAGGATGTAACGGCAGAGTACAAATGCGGTGCCCAAAAAGCTTTGGAAATTGCGCTAAAATTTGGCGTGAAAGAAGCCATGTTAAAATCCAAATCCCCCATGTGCGGCTGCGGTCGAATCTATGACGGCACGTACAGCGGCAAAACCATCGAAGGCAACGGCGTGCTTGCCGAAATGCTAGTCGCCAACGGCATCGAAGTCGAAGCTATCGACTGA
- a CDS encoding DUF2799 domain-containing protein, whose amino-acid sequence MKKLITSALLSISFVGCASQLKKECESTNWFKYGEEVALRGEWLSSDAKLLSCRKEEAEISESQADLGFKSGRQKYCTGTNTYLVGKSGDPFSKDLCDTPTLKSLVSDYNKGLRDYCSKANGFNAGSSGKKYKNLCPADLETKFLPEYKKGRLKYVEAQIKNLENRQRDLQLAISNKNTQVVTTRMNFMGVQNRRNLLESQKSFAQSTNNLSEVGRLNTELQNLDWELTRARQDVDRAETEKRNLESELDQTGKTIAEFRLEMAGL is encoded by the coding sequence ATGAAAAAACTAATCACGAGTGCGTTGTTATCGATTTCATTCGTAGGTTGCGCAAGCCAGCTTAAAAAAGAATGCGAATCCACGAACTGGTTTAAATATGGTGAAGAAGTGGCTTTGCGTGGCGAGTGGCTTTCCTCGGATGCAAAGCTTTTGTCCTGCCGCAAAGAAGAAGCAGAGATCAGCGAATCCCAAGCGGACCTTGGTTTCAAAAGTGGTCGTCAAAAATACTGCACGGGTACTAACACTTATCTGGTTGGCAAATCCGGTGATCCGTTTTCCAAAGATCTTTGCGATACTCCAACACTGAAGTCCCTGGTCTCCGATTACAACAAAGGCCTTCGTGACTACTGCTCTAAAGCAAATGGTTTTAATGCAGGTTCCTCTGGCAAGAAGTACAAAAATCTTTGCCCCGCCGATTTAGAAACGAAATTTTTGCCTGAATATAAAAAAGGCCGTTTGAAATACGTCGAAGCACAAATCAAGAATCTTGAAAACCGCCAACGTGACTTACAACTTGCTATTTCCAATAAGAATACTCAAGTTGTGACAACACGTATGAACTTCATGGGAGTTCAAAACCGTCGCAATCTTTTGGAAAGCCAAAAATCTTTCGCTCAATCCACTAATAATCTTTCTGAAGTGGGTCGATTGAATACGGAACTACAGAATCTTGATTGGGAGTTGACTCGAGCCCGACAGGACGTCGACAGAGCTGAAACCGAGAAAAGAAACCTGGAGTCGGAGTTAGATCAAACTGGAAAAACAATCGCTGAATTCCGCCTCGAAATGGCCGGACTGTAG
- a CDS encoding ABC-F family ATP-binding cassette domain-containing protein produces MGITLLQLQDGHKAYGAKVLFDQATFAINEGEHVGVIGPNGAGKTTLFKILVDQEHLDQGIVTKSQQLRLGYLEQESDWNISEKVEEYLDKNCITPLWELKQFGLKLGLTERHFQSHLKELSGGFRMRVKLLYLIGQEPNLLLLDEPTNFLDLETLLVLESFLQEYKGAFLLISHDREFLRRVTDHILEVEGGDIVKFAGNLDDYFEQKAMLAELLQKQALSQAAKKKSIMDFVTRFGAKATKAKQAQSRLKALEKMETIEIKAAPTHSHIHIPPASPTGKVILEVENADCGYGDKVILKDVTVRLERGNHLGIVGLNGAGKSTLLKSLGEQIPLVKGSIKWGHQVSLSYFAQHTPEALNPEHTVIEAMAALAHKEVTQQDVLNIAGSLLFSGDAVHKKVKVLSGGEKSRVALGQILLQKSPLLLLDEPTNHLDFDTVEALTGALEKYEGTIVTVSHDRGFIGRVANKILEVNHGKLTLYPGTYDEYVWSLQKGFLSERVFDADAKRAATATASDEPSKFNYKEERKRIEGLIKKAQKLIEDSDKKINILAVKRDSLNEALATGSAQNSATTAKELHDISGQIEDLESQMLEAMENQHQYEQELKSLIG; encoded by the coding sequence ATGGGTATTACGTTATTGCAGTTACAGGATGGGCATAAGGCCTATGGGGCTAAGGTTCTTTTTGATCAGGCGACATTCGCTATCAATGAAGGGGAACACGTGGGAGTTATTGGGCCGAATGGTGCAGGTAAGACCACGCTTTTTAAAATCCTGGTGGACCAAGAACACTTAGATCAAGGAATTGTGACCAAGTCTCAGCAACTGCGCCTTGGCTACCTTGAACAGGAATCCGACTGGAATATCTCTGAAAAAGTTGAAGAGTATCTGGATAAGAACTGCATCACTCCCCTTTGGGAGTTGAAGCAATTTGGTTTGAAGCTTGGTTTGACTGAACGCCATTTTCAATCTCATTTGAAAGAGCTGAGCGGGGGCTTCCGCATGCGCGTGAAGTTGCTTTATCTGATCGGCCAAGAGCCGAACTTACTTCTGCTGGATGAGCCGACGAACTTTTTGGATCTAGAAACGTTGCTTGTGCTTGAAAGCTTTCTTCAAGAATACAAAGGTGCTTTCCTGTTGATCTCCCATGACCGCGAATTCCTTCGTCGCGTAACAGATCATATTTTAGAAGTTGAAGGCGGTGACATTGTTAAGTTTGCCGGAAATTTGGACGACTATTTTGAACAAAAAGCCATGCTTGCTGAGCTTTTGCAAAAACAAGCTCTCAGCCAAGCTGCCAAGAAAAAATCGATCATGGATTTCGTAACCCGCTTCGGCGCGAAAGCTACGAAAGCCAAACAAGCACAATCTCGCCTGAAGGCTCTTGAGAAGATGGAGACCATCGAAATCAAGGCAGCCCCGACTCACTCGCACATTCATATTCCGCCAGCCAGTCCCACTGGAAAAGTAATCCTCGAAGTTGAAAATGCGGATTGCGGTTACGGCGACAAAGTTATTTTGAAAGACGTGACAGTTCGTTTGGAACGCGGAAACCATTTAGGTATCGTGGGTCTGAACGGTGCCGGCAAATCCACATTGCTAAAATCTTTGGGCGAGCAAATTCCTTTGGTGAAGGGCTCCATTAAATGGGGTCACCAAGTCAGCTTGTCGTACTTTGCACAACACACCCCTGAAGCTTTGAATCCTGAACATACCGTTATTGAAGCAATGGCAGCGCTCGCCCATAAAGAAGTAACTCAACAAGATGTTTTAAATATCGCGGGAAGTTTACTTTTCAGCGGGGATGCTGTTCATAAGAAAGTAAAGGTCCTATCGGGCGGCGAAAAATCCCGCGTGGCGTTGGGACAGATCCTTTTGCAGAAGTCCCCTTTACTACTTCTGGATGAGCCGACGAATCACTTGGACTTTGACACTGTTGAGGCGCTGACGGGTGCGCTGGAAAAATACGAAGGCACCATCGTTACAGTAAGCCATGACCGTGGTTTCATCGGGCGTGTTGCAAATAAAATTTTAGAAGTAAATCACGGAAAACTGACACTTTATCCAGGGACTTATGATGAGTATGTGTGGAGTCTTCAAAAAGGGTTCCTTTCAGAGCGTGTATTTGATGCCGATGCGAAAAGAGCTGCAACTGCGACTGCATCAGACGAACCTTCTAAGTTTAACTACAAAGAAGAACGTAAACGCATTGAAGGCTTGATTAAGAAAGCTCAGAAGTTGATCGAAGACTCTGATAAAAAGATCAACATACTAGCCGTTAAGCGCGACAGCTTGAACGAGGCCTTGGCAACAGGCTCTGCTCAAAACAGTGCAACCACAGCTAAAGAACTTCACGATATTAGCGGCCAAATTGAAGACCTTGAAAGTCAGATGCTAGAAGCCATGGAGAATCAGCATCAATACGAACAAGAACTCAAGAGCCTTATAGGATAA